In one Parambassis ranga chromosome 6, fParRan2.1, whole genome shotgun sequence genomic region, the following are encoded:
- the kras gene encoding GTPase KRas isoform X2, producing the protein MTEYKLVVVGAGGVGKSALTIQLIQNHFVDEYDPTIEDSYRKQVVIDGETCLLDILDTAGQEEYSAMRDQYMRTGEGFLCVFAINNTKSFEDIHHYREQIKRVKDSEDVPMVLVGNKCDLPSRTVDTKQAQDLARSYGIPFIETSAKTRQGVDDAFYTLVREIRKHKEKMSKEGKKKKKKSKTKCTLM; encoded by the exons ATGACAGAATATAAGCTGGttgtggtgggagctggaggtGTCGGCAAGAGCGCACTTACTATTCAGCTCATCCAGAATCACTTTGTGGATGAATATGACCCCACTATTGAG GACTCCTATAGAAAGCAGGTAGTTATCGATGGAGAGACGTGTCTGCTGGACATCCTGGACACTGCAGGTCAGGAGGAGTATAGCGCCATGAGGGATCAGTATATGAGGACAGGGGAGggcttcctctgtgtctttgccATCAACAACACCAAGTCCTTTGAAGACATTCATCACTATAG AGAACAGATTAAGCGGGTTAAGGACTCTGAGGACGTCCCCATGGTGTTGGTGGGGAACAAGTGTGACCTCCCGTCCCGGACAGTGGACACCAAGCAGGCTCAGGACTTAGCACGCAGCTACGGCATTCCCTTTATCGAGACCTCAGCCAAAACCAGACAG ggcgTTGACGATGCCTTTTACACATTAGTGCGAGAAATCCGGAAGCATAAGGAGAAGATGAGCAAGGagggcaaaaagaagaaaaagaagtccAAGACAAAGTGTACACTTATGTGA
- the kras gene encoding GTPase KRas isoform X1, protein MTEYKLVVVGAGGVGKSALTIQLIQNHFVDEYDPTIEDSYRKQVVIDGETCLLDILDTAGQEEYSAMRDQYMRTGEGFLCVFAINNTKSFEDIHHYREQIKRVKDSEDVPMVLVGNKCDLPSRTVDTKQAQDLARSYGIPFIETSAKTRQRVEDAFYTLVREIRLYRLNKLSKEEKTPRCVKLKKCVVM, encoded by the exons ATGACAGAATATAAGCTGGttgtggtgggagctggaggtGTCGGCAAGAGCGCACTTACTATTCAGCTCATCCAGAATCACTTTGTGGATGAATATGACCCCACTATTGAG GACTCCTATAGAAAGCAGGTAGTTATCGATGGAGAGACGTGTCTGCTGGACATCCTGGACACTGCAGGTCAGGAGGAGTATAGCGCCATGAGGGATCAGTATATGAGGACAGGGGAGggcttcctctgtgtctttgccATCAACAACACCAAGTCCTTTGAAGACATTCATCACTATAG AGAACAGATTAAGCGGGTTAAGGACTCTGAGGACGTCCCCATGGTGTTGGTGGGGAACAAGTGTGACCTCCCGTCCCGGACAGTGGACACCAAGCAGGCTCAGGACTTAGCACGCAGCTACGGCATTCCCTTTATCGAGACCTCAGCCAAAACCAGACAG AGAGTGGAAGATGCCTTTTACACACTGGTACGGGAGATCAGGCTGTATCGGCTCAATAAGCTCAGCAAGGAAGAAAAGACTCCGCGCTGTGTCAAGCTTAAAAAGTGTGTTGTGATGTGA
- the rassf8a gene encoding ras association domain-containing protein 8 isoform X1, protein MELKVWVDGVQRVVCGVTEATTCQEVVIALAQAIGRTGRYTLVEKWRDTERHLAPHESPVASLNTWGQYAGDVQLILHRTGPSLTERPPSEGPPLRGPERGLHRQSLPPLAKLRHPNDRSLRRREPRRKSLTFTGAPRSLREILGGGRIAEADAKRRLHLGNGGSHHYTGPAFGTASPSLWACRMEDLVRLVGLQRETLSVLEKKLEAYEAELQAWAEGRGLRVGGCIGDPCGGEGLIEEILRLEKHLRKNEVEMEEEEFWATELQIELESERQLEERLQELHGRLQGCELEIEEKLAMVQSVEVGLEEEKLQRERQETQWVSEAEARAQVQRVKAELKTQERQAVQLESSCRAVDRSLGQNGKKLQDMQHELEQLTKELRQVNLQQFIKQTGTKVTVLPAEPTDDESAQNSHSIVPLSGSLKRPVSSKPISSHLRVLQSPLSSGLNPEGIYV, encoded by the exons ATGGAGCTCAAGGTCTGGGTGGATGGGGTGCAGAGGGTTGTCTGTGGAGTCACTGAGGCAACCACCTGCCAGGAAGTAGTGATTGCTCTCGCCCAGGCCATAG GTCGCACTGGGAGGTACACTCTGGTAGAAAAATGGCGAGACACCGAGCGTCACCTAGCCCCTCATGAGAGCCCTGTGGCCTCTCTCAACACCTGGGGCCAGTACGCTGGTGACGTCCAGCTGATTCTGCACCGCACAGGCCCCTCACTGACTGAAAGACCCCCCTCAGAAGGCCCGCCTCTCAGGGGGCCTGAACGAGGGTTGCATCGGCAAAGCCTCCCTCCACTTGCGAAGCTTCGTCACCCCAACGATCGCTCCCTCCGCCGCCGGGAACCACGCCGCAAGTCTCTCACCTTCACCGGTGCACCCAGAAGCCTGAGGGAGATACTGGGCGGAGGAAGAATCGCCGAGGCAGATGCCAAACGAAGGCTTCATCTAGGAAATGGTGGGAGTCATCACTACACAGGACCAGCCTTTGGAACCGCCTCCCCTAGTCTGTGGGCCTGTCGCATGGAAGATCTGGTCAGACTGGTGGGCCTACAAAGAGAGACTCTCAGTGTGTTGGAGAAAAAGCTGGAGGCCTatgaggctgagctgcaggctTGGGCAGAGGGGAGAGGACTAAGAGTTGGAGGGTGCATTGGTGACCCTTGTGGAGGTGAAGGATTGATTGAGGAGATCTTGAGACTAGAGAAGCATCTGAGGAAGAAtgaggtggagatggaggaggaagaatttTGGGCCACTGAGCTGCAGATTGAGCTAGAGagtgaaagacagctggaggaaAGGCTGCAGGAACTGCACGGTCGTCTGCAGGGCTGTGAACTGGAAATCGAAGAAAAGCTGGCAATGGTACAG AGCGTAGAGGTCGGCTTAGAAgaagagaagctgcagagagagcGGCAGGAGACCCAGTGGGTCAGCGAGGCAGAGGCTCGGGCTCAGGTCCAAAGGGTCAAAGCGGAACTGAAAACCCAAGAGAGGCAGGCTGTACAGCtggagagcagctgcagagctgtggACAGATCTTTGGGACAAAATGGCAAGAAACTGCAG GACATGCAGCACGAGCTGGAGCAGCTGACCAAGGAGCTGCGGCAGGTGAACCTGCAGCAGTTCATCAAGCAGACTGGCACCAAGGTCACAGTGCTGCCGGCTGAACCCACTGATGATGAAAGTGCCCAGAACAGTCACAGTATAG TTCCTCTGTCTGGTTCACTGAAGCGCCCAGTTTCTTCCAAACCAATTTCCAGTCATCTGCGGGTCCTCCAAAGTCCTCTCAGCTCTGGCCTAAACCCAGAGGGGATCTACGTGTGA
- the rassf8a gene encoding ras association domain-containing protein 8 isoform X2, whose product MELKVWVDGVQRVVCGVTEATTCQEVVIALAQAIGRTGRYTLVEKWRDTERHLAPHESPVASLNTWGQYAGDVQLILHRTGPSLTERPPSEGPPLRGPERGLHRQSLPPLAKLRHPNDRSLRRREPRRKSLTFTGAPRSLREILGGGRIAEADAKRRLHLGNGGSHHYTGPAFGTASPSLWACRMEDLVRLVGLQRETLSVLEKKLEAYEAELQAWAEGRGLRVGGCIGDPCGGEGLIEEILRLEKHLRKNEVEMEEEEFWATELQIELESERQLEERLQELHGRLQGCELEIEEKLAMSVEVGLEEEKLQRERQETQWVSEAEARAQVQRVKAELKTQERQAVQLESSCRAVDRSLGQNGKKLQDMQHELEQLTKELRQVNLQQFIKQTGTKVTVLPAEPTDDESAQNSHSIVPLSGSLKRPVSSKPISSHLRVLQSPLSSGLNPEGIYV is encoded by the exons ATGGAGCTCAAGGTCTGGGTGGATGGGGTGCAGAGGGTTGTCTGTGGAGTCACTGAGGCAACCACCTGCCAGGAAGTAGTGATTGCTCTCGCCCAGGCCATAG GTCGCACTGGGAGGTACACTCTGGTAGAAAAATGGCGAGACACCGAGCGTCACCTAGCCCCTCATGAGAGCCCTGTGGCCTCTCTCAACACCTGGGGCCAGTACGCTGGTGACGTCCAGCTGATTCTGCACCGCACAGGCCCCTCACTGACTGAAAGACCCCCCTCAGAAGGCCCGCCTCTCAGGGGGCCTGAACGAGGGTTGCATCGGCAAAGCCTCCCTCCACTTGCGAAGCTTCGTCACCCCAACGATCGCTCCCTCCGCCGCCGGGAACCACGCCGCAAGTCTCTCACCTTCACCGGTGCACCCAGAAGCCTGAGGGAGATACTGGGCGGAGGAAGAATCGCCGAGGCAGATGCCAAACGAAGGCTTCATCTAGGAAATGGTGGGAGTCATCACTACACAGGACCAGCCTTTGGAACCGCCTCCCCTAGTCTGTGGGCCTGTCGCATGGAAGATCTGGTCAGACTGGTGGGCCTACAAAGAGAGACTCTCAGTGTGTTGGAGAAAAAGCTGGAGGCCTatgaggctgagctgcaggctTGGGCAGAGGGGAGAGGACTAAGAGTTGGAGGGTGCATTGGTGACCCTTGTGGAGGTGAAGGATTGATTGAGGAGATCTTGAGACTAGAGAAGCATCTGAGGAAGAAtgaggtggagatggaggaggaagaatttTGGGCCACTGAGCTGCAGATTGAGCTAGAGagtgaaagacagctggaggaaAGGCTGCAGGAACTGCACGGTCGTCTGCAGGGCTGTGAACTGGAAATCGAAGAAAAGCTGGCAATG AGCGTAGAGGTCGGCTTAGAAgaagagaagctgcagagagagcGGCAGGAGACCCAGTGGGTCAGCGAGGCAGAGGCTCGGGCTCAGGTCCAAAGGGTCAAAGCGGAACTGAAAACCCAAGAGAGGCAGGCTGTACAGCtggagagcagctgcagagctgtggACAGATCTTTGGGACAAAATGGCAAGAAACTGCAG GACATGCAGCACGAGCTGGAGCAGCTGACCAAGGAGCTGCGGCAGGTGAACCTGCAGCAGTTCATCAAGCAGACTGGCACCAAGGTCACAGTGCTGCCGGCTGAACCCACTGATGATGAAAGTGCCCAGAACAGTCACAGTATAG TTCCTCTGTCTGGTTCACTGAAGCGCCCAGTTTCTTCCAAACCAATTTCCAGTCATCTGCGGGTCCTCCAAAGTCCTCTCAGCTCTGGCCTAAACCCAGAGGGGATCTACGTGTGA
- the bhlhe41 gene encoding class E basic helix-loop-helix protein 41 gives MDERIPHLQDRQFMEHADFLGVDYPSLYMCKSKRGIKREDGGKDAYKLPHRLIEKKRRDRINECIGQLKDLLPEHLKLSTLGHLEKAVVLELTLKHLNALTAVTEQQHQKIIALQNGDRSIKSSLHADLDAFHSGFQACAKEVLQYLSQFENWTAREQRCAQLINHLHKVLAQFQPGAPPLQQQLPTGDAQDGQKSDSQANCVPVIQRTQGGELNENDTDTDSGYGGEADKSEGKDKECERSNAQGSKAVKIKQEFGDERVAKKPKMSWPGSGVGGADPSRPDLAFMNSLMGISSVGQQTPICMPFYFINPSAAASYMPFFDKSNIEKYMYPAAAAAAFASPFPWLYPAHASAAAAAAAAATFPGLSAQFGASSQSKDSHCLDNDGSQEAETGSPEEREESPESDDGEGDVGDTCQEGKNDQFSACQTS, from the exons ATGGATGAAAGAATACCGCATTTACAGGACAGGCAGTTCATGGAGCACGCTGATTTCTTGGG GGTGGATTACCCGTCTCTCTACATGTGCAAATCTAAAAGAGGAATAAAACGAGAGGATGGTGGGAAG GACGCGTACAAGTTACCACACAGGCTGAttgaaaagaagaggagagacagaatcAATGAATGTATTGGCCAGCTGAAGGATTTGTTACCCGAACATCTGAAGCTCTCG ACGCTCGGCCACTTGGAGAAAGCAGTCGTCCTGGAGTTAACGCTGAAACATTTAAACGCACTGACTGCTGTCACGGAGCAGCAGCACCAAAAGATTATTGCTTTGCAGAATG GAGACCGATCGATTAAATCGTCCCTTCATGCTGATCTGGATGCATTCCACTCCGGGTTCCAGGCCTGTGCTAAAGAGGTCCTGCAGTACCTGAGTCAGTTTGAGAACTGGACAGCACGAGAGCAGCGGTGCGCGCAGCTCATCAACCACCTTCACAAGGTGCTGGCGCAGTTCCAGCCCGGCGCGCCgcctctccagcagcagctacCCACCGGGGACGCACAGGATGGGCAGAAATCTGACAGCCAAGCCAACTGTGTCCCGGTCATCCAGAGAACCCAGGGCGGAGAGCTTAACGAGaatgacacagacactgacagtggATACGGGGGCGAGGCTGACAAGAGCGAGGGCAAAGATAAAGAATGTGAGCGCAGTAATGCGCAGGGATCCAAGGCAGTGAAGATCAAGCAAGAGTTTGGAGATGAACGAGTTGCCAAAAAACCAAAGATGAGCTGGCCTGGGAGCGGGGTAGGAGGCGCAGACCCCTCCAGACCTGATCTGGCGTTTATGAACTCTCTGATGGGAATAAGCAGTGTGGGACAGCAGACACCAATTTGCATGCCTTTCTACTTCATCAACCCCTCAGCCGCGGCGTCTTATATGCCTTTTTTCGATAAAAGTAACATTGAAAAGTACATGTAcccagcagcggcagcagcagcttttgcATCCCCTTTCCCCTGGCTTTATCCCGCACACGCAtcagcagcggcggcagcagcggcagcCGCCACTTTCCCCGGCTTGTCTGCGCAATTTGGAGCCTCCTCTCAGTCCAAGGACTCCCACTGTCTAGACAACGACGGGTCACAAGAAGCTGAGACGGGCTCACCTGAGGAGCGCGAGGAAAGTCCCGAGAGTGACGACGGAGAGGGTGACGTAGGCGACACGTGCCAGGAGGGCAAGAACGACCAGTTTTCTGCTTGTCAGACGAGCTAA
- the sspn gene encoding sarcospan, whose amino-acid sequence MGKGQKGSSDKKEGKKKRDASPTPDDDHKCRACCFPLLVALLQLLLGVAVTAVAFLMLAISPSLLARETPHWAGIILCLVSILGFILYCITYLPDEKTSIQFIVKLLYFVLCTIGLVISVLAMAFAGHHYTQTSSFICEQAGEDCECILDQDDPIARKFTYEGVSDCEVITGTLTLYFLLQILLNLVQALVCAVGAFIMWKHRYQVFFAGLQIGSPSGQQWQKV is encoded by the exons ATGGGAAAGGGGCAGAAAGGTTCCTCAGACAAGAAGGAGGGCAAGAAGAAGCGAGATGCCAGCCCAACGCCAGACGACGACCACAAGTGCAGAGCGtgttgtttccctctgctcgtcgccctgctccagctgctgttggGGGTGGCTGTCACCGCTGTGGCCTTCCTTATGTTGGCTATCAGCCCCTCACTGTTGGCCAGAGAGACGCCACACTGGGCTGGGATCATT ctgtgctTAGTTTCCATCCTGGGCTTCATCCTCTACTGCATTACCTACCTCCCTGATGAGAAGACATCCATACAATTTATTGTCAAG cTCCTGTACTTTGTCCTCTGCACAATTGGCCTGGTCATCTCAGTGCTGGCCATGGCCTTCGCTGGACACCACTACACACAGACCAGCAGCTTCATCTGCGAGCAGGCCGGAGAAGACTGCGAATGCATTCTTGACCAAGACGACCCGATAGCTCGGAAATTCACCTATGAGGGTGTCAGCGACTGTGAGGTGATCACAGGTACACTAACGCTCTACTTCCTGCTCCAGATTCTGCTCAACCTGGTCCAAGCACTCGTCTGTGCTGTCGGGGCCTTCATCATGTGGAAGCATCGCTATCAGGTCTTCTTTGCCGGTCTTCAAATCGGCTCTCCCTCTGGCCAGCAGTGGCAGAAAGTttaa